A portion of the Pithys albifrons albifrons isolate INPA30051 chromosome 1, PitAlb_v1, whole genome shotgun sequence genome contains these proteins:
- the MFSD9 gene encoding major facilitator superfamily domain-containing protein 9 yields the protein MEEEEDDDGGGRVAGSAAAPGRFVRCLYAVGFLDLFGVSMVVPLMNLHIKSLGASHTVAGIIGSLYGVMQLFSSTFVGCWSDIVGRQYSLLACILLSALGYFLLGTSTTVFMFAISRVPVGIFKHTLSISKALLSDLVSERDRPLVMGRFNAASSVGFILGPVVGGYLAELEGGFYQTSFICASIFLLNGGLVWMLPWSEEKTSNKGHHQDKGTNSFSAKPNHDLHLKSATNGAMTNTNLFQSPWIQVATVLKKIKEIACSNLWDIFLVRFLMSVAILLYYSNFTLALEERFGVKPLFSGYLTSYSSALGVLAGCLLGPITRLYQHNTYRILLHSSTFTCTLILLYASALNMWMVILSSTFLAFSTTIGRTCIIDLELTIGGNEASGTLLGVGQSVTSVGRIVAPLLSGIAQEFSPCGPPSLAVGLALVAILIMNANKQKYCSHRNVKLKNQ from the exons atggaggaggaggaggacgacgATGGAGGCGGCAGAGTTGCGGGCAGCGCGGCCGCGCCCGGGCGCTTCGTGCGGTGCCTCTACGCCGTGGGATTCCTG GATTTATTTGGGGTGAGCATGGTTGTTCCTTTAATGAATCTTCATATCAAATCTCTAGGAGCAAGTCATACAGTGGCTGGAATTATAG gaTCTCTCTATGGTGTAATGCAACTATTTTCCAGCACTTTTGTG GGCTGCTGGAGTGATATAGTAGGAAGACAGTATTCCTTGCTTGCTTGTATTCTTCTCAGTGCACTGGGTTACTTTCTTCTTGGAACATCCACCACTGTGTTCATGTTTGCTATTTCCAGGGTCCCTGTAG GTATTTTCAAACACACACTCTCCATCTCTAAAGCCCTGCTTTCTGACTTGGTTTCGGAGAGAGACCGCCCGTTGGTAATGGGACGCTTCAATGCAGCCTCCAGTGTGGGCTTCATTCTGGGGCCTGTTGTTGGTGGCTACCTTGCAGAGTTGGAAGGTGGCTTTTATCAAACATCCTTCATCTGTGCCTCTATCTTCCTTTTGAATGGTG GTCTTGTCTGGATGTTGCCCTGGAGTGAAGAAAAAACTAGCAACAAGGGACATCACCAAGACAAAGGAACAAATAGTTTctcagcaaaaccaaaccatgaCCTGCACTTGAAATCAGCAACTAATGGAGCTATGACAAACACTAATCTTTTCCAATCTCCGTGGATCCAAGTTGCAACAGTGCTGAAGAAGATTAAAGAGATTGCATGCTCTAATTTGTGGGATATATTTTTAGTGCGGTTTCTGATGTCTGTTGCTATACTGCTGTACTATAGCAATTTTACTCTGGCTTTGGAGGAGAGATTTGGGGTGAAACCCTTGTTTTCTGGATACCTAACAAGCTATAGCAGTGCACTTGGAGTCCTGGCCGGTTGTCTGCTTGGACCAATAACAAGACTTTATCAGCACAACACTTACAGAATTCTACTGCACTCCAGCACTTTTACCTGCACGCTGATTCTCCTGTATGCATCAGCTCTGAACATGTGGATGGTCATTTTGTCTTCCACATTCTTAGCCTTTTCAACTACTATCGGCCGTACTTGTATCATTGATCTTGAATTGACCATTGGTGGGAATGAGGCCAGTGGTACACTTCTAGGTGTTGGACAGTCTGTGACATCAGTGGGACGTATAGTTGCCCCACTCCTTTCTGGAATTGCACAAGAGTTCAGTCCTTGTGGCCCTCCAAGTCTAGCTGTTGGACTAGCTTTAGTAGCTATTCTGATAAtgaatgcaaacaaacaaaaatactgtaGTCACAGAAATGTGAAGTTAAAAAATCAGTAG